A genomic window from Tolypothrix sp. PCC 7910 includes:
- a CDS encoding glycosyltransferase, which produces MINDLPNVYFYIPKSQIPDNQILESPDLYWQWQNSLRYGQGRYNWTLQTYLHLQHQGFPCELVGTLPDRGIILTHRDFLPDNLQPAAELLIVCLRADRSHHPFAQIHVVQNTQDEITKYSHRLWPAYYMPHWPQSGLIPRAPIRGDKFENAAYFGQAENLVWEMQEQTWTDRVNSLGLNWHIVKFQQWHDYSNVDVVIAVRGFDGNTYNYKPASKLYNAWHAGVPIILGRESAYQYERKSELDYIEVSSVEEIITALKRLRDNPKLRQAMIENGHVRATETETVQLTARWHSLIKDIAIPAWETWRGKSNWQRQLFLKQRYLIWKVNNLKNKLTK; this is translated from the coding sequence ATGATTAACGATTTACCAAATGTCTATTTTTACATACCTAAAAGTCAGATCCCTGACAATCAAATATTAGAAAGTCCCGACCTTTATTGGCAGTGGCAAAATTCTTTACGTTATGGTCAAGGACGTTATAATTGGACTTTACAAACTTACCTTCACCTCCAACACCAAGGATTCCCCTGTGAATTAGTTGGTACTTTACCTGATAGAGGGATTATTCTTACCCATAGAGATTTTTTACCAGATAACTTACAACCTGCAGCAGAATTATTAATTGTGTGTTTGCGTGCTGATAGAAGTCACCATCCTTTTGCACAGATTCATGTAGTACAAAATACCCAAGATGAAATTACTAAATACTCTCACCGACTGTGGCCAGCTTACTATATGCCCCACTGGCCGCAATCGGGGTTAATCCCTCGCGCTCCTATACGTGGCGATAAATTTGAAAATGCTGCTTATTTTGGTCAAGCAGAAAATTTAGTCTGGGAAATGCAAGAACAGACGTGGACAGATCGAGTCAATTCATTAGGTTTAAATTGGCATATTGTGAAGTTTCAACAATGGCATGACTACAGTAATGTAGATGTAGTGATTGCCGTGCGTGGATTTGATGGGAACACATATAACTATAAACCAGCATCCAAATTGTACAATGCTTGGCACGCTGGAGTGCCGATTATTCTCGGGCGCGAATCAGCATACCAATATGAACGTAAAAGTGAACTGGATTATATAGAAGTATCTTCAGTAGAAGAGATAATTACAGCTCTTAAACGCCTACGAGATAATCCCAAGTTACGTCAAGCGATGATTGAAAATGGTCATGTTCGGGCTACGGAAACGGAAACTGTACAATTAACTGCAAGGTGGCATAGTTTGATCAAAGATATCGCAATTCCTGCTTGGGAAACCTGGCGAGGTAAATCAAATTGGCAGCGTCAATTATTTTTAAAACAGCGTTATTTGATTTGGAAGGTCAATAATCTGAAAAATAAACTTACCAAATAA